The DNA segment CGGTGCGCACAATCGCGTTGAGCCACTCGCTCATCGTGCGCCGGAAGTAGGGCGTCACGAACCTCGGCCAGCGCTCCTTCTCCTCGGGTGGCGCATCGCTGAAGATCCACTCGGGCGCCCAGGGCGCTGTGTCCCAGTAGCCCCCGATCTCGTAGGCGTAGTGCCGCCCCGCCTCGTCGCGGATCTTGCGCCGCGTCTTCGTGTCGTAGCACGGGTGCGTGACGGAGAACTGCAGGAAGCCGCCGGGGCGCAGGAGGCGGAACACATCGGCCAGGACGCGGTCCTGCTCGGGCATGTCCTGGAAGCTCATGAAGGCCACGGCGAAGTCGAAGCTCTCGGGGGCGAAGGGCATCTCCACGGCGCTGGCGATGAGATAGCGAATGCCCAGAGGCTTCGCGCGCTCGGCGGCGACTGCATGGCCGACGAACTTCGTGGCAATGTCGAAGGCCGTCAGGGAGCCGCAGCGCCGGGCGATCAGCCGCGTGTTGTGGCCCTCCCCGCAGCCGATGTCCAGGCCGTCCAGGCCCGTCACATCCGGCAGCATCGCCAGAAACTGAGGGGTGTTCAGGTAGTCGCGGCACACGTCATACCCGGCGCGCGCCAGATGCGTCCACGCGTCGGCGTTGGCGTCCCAGCATTTGCCCACTTCACGGTGATCCACAGGCTCTCGCCTCCTCCACCATCGCCCACAGGTTCTCCTCGGGGGTCTCGCGCCCGACCTGGTCGCCCGTCCCGACGATGACACGGTGCGTCGCGCCGAACGCCTCCCACACCTCGCGCACTTCCCGTCGCACGTCCGCGGGCGTACCACGTATCAACGTCTCGACCGTGTGAATGTTCCCATTCATGGTGACCCTGCCGTCCAGCAGCCGCGCCACCTCGCGCAGGCCCGCCAGCCCCTCGACATCCCCGCCCGGGGGGCGCTCAAAGGGGCAGACGCAATCCATCCCGATCTCCGCGAAGTCCGCTACGCTCTCCAGACACCGGCCGTGGAAGTGCACGTGCAGCAGCCGGCCGTGCCGGTGGGCCTCGGCGGCAACGGCGGCGATGACGGGCTTGTCCCAGCGCCGCCACATCCGCGGGCTGATGAGCGAATTGCAGCTCC comes from the bacterium genome and includes:
- a CDS encoding class I SAM-dependent methyltransferase, giving the protein MDHREVGKCWDANADAWTHLARAGYDVCRDYLNTPQFLAMLPDVTGLDGLDIGCGEGHNTRLIARRCGSLTAFDIATKFVGHAVAAERAKPLGIRYLIASAVEMPFAPESFDFAVAFMSFQDMPEQDRVLADVFRLLRPGGFLQFSVTHPCYDTKTRRKIRDEAGRHYAYEIGGYWDTAPWAPEWIFSDAPPEEKERWPRFVTPYFRRTMSEWLNAIVRTGFVFEEMGEPYPDEAVLQERPDLDDMTIVPFFLHVRCRKPV